In Paenibacillus ihbetae, the following are encoded in one genomic region:
- a CDS encoding fibronectin type III domain-containing protein: MSKIVRNRWLSCLLIVSLVMSGWFASGYGQASARPGQPSSGMPVLLITELVPDSTNVGTADGYEFIEVYNNTDQVIDFSHYKLRYRYLESDTLWAHIPDEVTIEPGGTLVFWIINGQNNQATVDDFNRNYGTNLTENTDIVKIFSGGMSNSRMRELVVVTNTGRPVVSAFYNDGEVQNEEDLGIFYKYPEDGSIKMQRISYREHKATPGSLQHSIVPSEPVHVQNSKLPSVVNRTETSVVSPGENVDIAAELSSNYPITTLSLSYRVDGEEEVKVVQLQESEQGYRYTIPFLELLGHHKLEYFFTVSDSYKEQKSRMYKVDLTGSSAKERLNVTDNELLGGTANIRGSSDRVPGQELELYIDGKPVQSVPAMEFPAYFVFEGDGIDDGVNTVTIGKDVLHRTEPDMDGYQTIVVPIEPERLSGGLQTITLRAGDNDKTYYEDDKPTGNMDDFNARNVRLLLSDGTELRDPNYSDPALVHDLGDDGRFLPYVDFTFDIPADRLTAVSYAWDTTQAADGPHTVMLKAKKKTATATVLVDNAGPDIHTSVEEGKEYKGSFTIEVTANDGVSGVDTLQAELDGKQIDVPYAASSAALQPGAHQLVVTAADKAGNRSERTITFHTPQEHPNAPVPVSPADGESIDGLEPELKVQVSDPTDDEIKVSFHQAYRYDSLSEGRVTVSKHASDEEPPKVRHPEGEEALTREELERISKSNDEYVTLDSTSKFPYLRFNVELEHAVEPGDQVEVVWEGHTVAGRKVTMYAWNHAEGKWTEITKHIAGSEDDFILRGELEASDYIRDNKADIIVQDEIPSRGDYDYTFVWVSDTQFLTELYPHIQQQQFDWIVNNIDEMNMKYLFHTGDIVNDPAAQYQWERADGYMSMLEQADLPHGVLAGNHDVGSYDWDYTTYSRYFGENRYKDQPYYGGSYKDNRGHYDLISVEGNDFIMMYMGWGIEDEDIAWMNEVLAEYPDRIAFLNFHDYLLSNGTRSAVGNKLYEEVVVPNPNVVAVLSGHYTGANMLKNELDDNGDGTPDRTVYQMLADYQGHAEGGMGYLRLLHVDTEGDQIIVNTYSPYLDKYNYYTKPGIDEFTIDLDLKPKLKRVATDSIQVNHLKAAVIGTPQKAASGAEVAQSWEGLEANGTYSWYVVAEDEFGGRAVSDVWTFTTTGESSKLAAPSKLKAQKVTTSSVQLEWEPVKGAEDETIRYHVYMDGERKATVTDSVYEITGLAPETAYKFTVTAVNAEDIESQPSEPLTVKTAAEAGAEAEKGAEAGAGAELEEGSGTPADEGKAAEQGGRSIEEEMSSLAEAAGPRDR; encoded by the coding sequence ATGTCAAAGATCGTTAGGAATCGTTGGTTGTCATGTCTCTTGATCGTAAGTTTGGTGATGTCAGGATGGTTTGCTTCAGGCTACGGACAAGCTTCGGCCAGACCGGGCCAACCATCAAGCGGGATGCCGGTGCTGTTAATCACGGAGCTCGTGCCGGATTCGACGAATGTAGGTACGGCAGACGGCTACGAGTTTATCGAAGTATACAACAACACGGATCAAGTGATCGATTTCAGTCATTACAAGCTTCGGTACCGCTACTTAGAGAGTGATACCCTTTGGGCCCATATTCCCGATGAGGTAACGATTGAGCCCGGAGGCACGCTCGTCTTCTGGATCATCAACGGTCAGAACAATCAAGCAACGGTCGACGATTTTAATCGAAATTACGGCACAAATCTGACGGAAAATACCGATATCGTTAAAATATTCTCCGGAGGCATGTCCAACTCCCGTATGAGGGAGCTGGTCGTTGTCACGAACACCGGCCGTCCGGTGGTGTCTGCATTCTATAATGACGGAGAAGTTCAGAATGAAGAGGACCTCGGCATCTTTTATAAATATCCCGAGGACGGCAGCATCAAGATGCAGCGCATCTCCTATCGTGAGCACAAAGCGACGCCAGGCAGTCTGCAGCATTCCATCGTTCCTTCGGAACCGGTGCATGTTCAAAATTCCAAGCTTCCCTCCGTCGTGAATCGTACGGAGACAAGCGTCGTGTCGCCGGGGGAAAATGTGGACATTGCCGCGGAGCTTAGCAGCAATTACCCGATAACCACCTTGTCGCTATCGTATCGGGTGGACGGCGAAGAGGAAGTCAAGGTCGTGCAGCTTCAAGAGAGCGAGCAAGGTTACCGGTATACGATCCCGTTCCTTGAGCTGCTGGGACATCACAAGCTCGAATACTTCTTTACAGTGTCCGACTCGTACAAAGAACAGAAGAGCAGAATGTATAAGGTTGATCTGACGGGCAGCTCTGCAAAAGAGCGACTGAACGTAACAGATAATGAGTTGCTTGGCGGAACGGCCAATATTCGCGGATCCTCGGATCGGGTGCCGGGGCAAGAGCTCGAGCTCTATATTGACGGGAAGCCTGTCCAAAGCGTGCCTGCAATGGAGTTCCCCGCCTATTTTGTCTTTGAGGGTGACGGTATCGATGATGGCGTCAACACGGTAACGATCGGCAAGGATGTGCTGCACCGGACCGAGCCCGATATGGATGGCTACCAGACGATCGTTGTACCGATTGAGCCGGAGCGGCTGTCCGGCGGCCTCCAAACCATTACGCTCAGAGCGGGGGACAATGACAAGACATACTACGAGGACGATAAGCCGACAGGCAACATGGACGATTTTAATGCCCGCAATGTCCGGCTCCTGCTGAGCGATGGAACGGAGCTTCGTGATCCGAATTACAGCGACCCGGCTCTTGTACATGATCTGGGCGATGACGGCCGGTTTCTGCCTTATGTCGATTTTACCTTCGATATTCCGGCTGACCGATTAACCGCTGTATCGTATGCTTGGGATACGACACAGGCAGCGGACGGACCTCATACCGTCATGCTGAAAGCCAAAAAGAAAACGGCAACAGCAACGGTACTGGTGGACAATGCAGGGCCTGACATTCATACGAGTGTTGAAGAAGGCAAGGAGTATAAGGGAAGCTTTACGATCGAGGTGACCGCGAATGACGGCGTATCCGGCGTGGATACGCTGCAGGCCGAGCTGGATGGTAAGCAGATCGATGTTCCTTATGCTGCCTCCTCCGCAGCATTACAACCGGGAGCACATCAATTGGTCGTTACGGCTGCCGATAAGGCGGGCAATCGTTCGGAACGGACCATCACCTTCCATACGCCGCAGGAGCACCCAAACGCGCCTGTTCCCGTGTCACCTGCAGATGGGGAGAGTATTGACGGATTAGAGCCGGAGTTAAAGGTTCAGGTGAGCGATCCGACGGATGATGAGATCAAGGTATCTTTCCACCAGGCATACCGTTACGACTCGCTCAGCGAAGGACGGGTTACCGTATCCAAGCATGCCAGCGATGAGGAGCCGCCGAAGGTTCGGCATCCGGAAGGCGAGGAAGCGCTAACCCGGGAAGAGCTTGAACGGATCTCGAAATCCAATGACGAGTATGTCACGTTGGATTCGACGTCCAAGTTTCCATACTTAAGATTTAATGTAGAGCTGGAGCATGCGGTTGAGCCTGGTGATCAAGTAGAGGTCGTCTGGGAAGGGCACACGGTAGCCGGCCGGAAGGTGACGATGTACGCCTGGAACCATGCTGAAGGCAAGTGGACGGAGATCACCAAGCATATCGCTGGATCCGAGGATGACTTTATCCTGCGCGGGGAGCTGGAAGCCTCCGATTATATCCGGGATAACAAGGCCGACATCATCGTTCAGGACGAAATCCCATCCCGCGGCGATTATGACTATACCTTCGTATGGGTGTCCGACACGCAATTCCTGACCGAGCTGTACCCGCATATACAGCAGCAGCAGTTCGATTGGATCGTAAATAATATCGATGAGATGAATATGAAATATTTGTTCCACACCGGCGATATCGTGAATGATCCGGCAGCCCAGTATCAATGGGAACGTGCCGACGGATACATGAGCATGCTGGAACAGGCGGATCTGCCGCACGGCGTCCTGGCTGGTAATCATGATGTCGGCAGCTATGATTGGGATTATACGACATACAGCCGGTATTTCGGAGAGAACCGCTATAAGGATCAGCCATACTATGGCGGCTCCTATAAGGACAACCGCGGTCATTATGATCTTATCTCTGTTGAAGGCAACGACTTCATCATGATGTATATGGGTTGGGGCATCGAAGACGAGGATATTGCATGGATGAATGAGGTGCTGGCCGAGTATCCGGATCGCATCGCATTCCTCAACTTCCACGATTACCTGCTGTCGAACGGCACACGCTCGGCCGTCGGCAACAAGCTGTATGAAGAAGTTGTTGTACCAAACCCGAATGTCGTTGCCGTCTTGAGCGGACACTACACGGGCGCAAACATGCTTAAAAACGAATTGGACGATAACGGCGACGGCACGCCGGATCGTACGGTATATCAAATGCTTGCGGATTATCAAGGACACGCCGAGGGCGGAATGGGTTACTTGCGATTGCTGCATGTTGATACCGAAGGCGATCAAATCATCGTGAACACGTATTCGCCATACCTGGATAAGTACAACTACTATACGAAGCCGGGCATTGACGAATTCACGATTGATCTGGATCTTAAACCGAAATTAAAGCGTGTCGCTACGGATTCCATTCAAGTGAATCATCTGAAGGCAGCCGTGATCGGCACCCCTCAAAAAGCAGCAAGCGGTGCGGAAGTCGCACAGAGCTGGGAAGGGCTTGAGGCGAATGGAACGTACTCTTGGTATGTCGTGGCCGAAGACGAGTTTGGCGGCAGAGCCGTCTCCGACGTCTGGACGTTCACAACTACCGGTGAGTCGTCCAAGCTTGCCGCTCCATCCAAGCTTAAAGCGCAGAAGGTGACCACTTCCTCGGTTCAGCTTGAATGGGAGCCGGTAAAAGGCGCGGAAGATGAGACCATCCGATATCATGTATACATGGACGGCGAACGAAAGGCTACTGTTACCGACAGCGTATATGAGATAACCGGACTTGCTCCGGAAACGGCGTATAAGTTTACCGTCACGGCAGTGAATGCCGAGGATATCGAATCACAGCCGAGTGAGCCGTTAACCGTTAAGACAGCAGCTGAAGCAGGTGCCGAGGCTGAAAAGGGAGCTGAAGCGGGGGCAGGAGCCGAGCTTGAAGAAGGATCCGGAACTCCTGCGGATGAGGGCAAAGCTGCCGAACAAGGAGGACGTTCTATTGAAGAAGAGATGTCTTCCCTGGCAGAAGCGGCCGGCCCAAGGGATCGTTAG
- a CDS encoding helix-turn-helix domain-containing protein has translation MPAIKGQKFKKYSYETKMEAIHLHLVEGWTYRRIMEKFGMTDRHRLKDWMKKYKEFGEFGLIDHRGRRDEYVDQDRQMSRLKRENEMLKKCLEIWMQEMKRKDILASRKPRKSIQ, from the coding sequence ATGCCAGCAATTAAAGGTCAGAAGTTTAAGAAGTATTCCTACGAGACAAAGATGGAGGCGATACATCTTCACTTGGTGGAAGGCTGGACTTATCGCAGAATCATGGAGAAGTTTGGGATGACAGACAGACATCGTCTCAAAGACTGGATGAAGAAGTACAAGGAATTCGGCGAGTTTGGACTCATCGATCATCGTGGAAGACGAGACGAATATGTTGACCAAGACAGACAAATGAGCCGGCTGAAACGAGAAAATGAAATGTTAAAAAAGTGCTTGGAAATCTGGATGCAGGAGATGAAACGGAAAGATATATTAGCGTCGAGAAAGCCGCGAAAGAGTATTCAGTGA
- a CDS encoding DUF1697 domain-containing protein: MTIYIALLRGINVGGHHKIKMADLKAMLAGLGLSRVQTYIQSGNVLFESPKSKTELKELFEKGIRETFGYSISVIFRTEAEMEDIIRSCPFSEAMIQEADEASAFVSFYVGMLPDAPSQEEVDKLVAAANEEETIRCIGSNIYLLLRKSARDSKLTNQLQKLSVPVTMRNWKTTNKLAQLAAAMKA, translated from the coding sequence GTGACCATCTATATTGCACTGTTGAGAGGGATCAACGTCGGCGGACACCATAAAATCAAAATGGCCGATTTAAAAGCGATGCTGGCGGGCCTCGGTCTGTCCCGCGTCCAGACGTATATTCAGAGCGGTAATGTATTGTTCGAATCGCCCAAATCCAAGACCGAGCTGAAGGAATTATTTGAGAAAGGAATCCGCGAGACCTTCGGTTACTCCATTTCGGTCATCTTTCGAACAGAGGCGGAAATGGAAGACATCATTCGGAGCTGTCCTTTCTCGGAAGCAATGATACAGGAAGCGGATGAAGCTTCGGCTTTCGTCAGCTTCTATGTAGGAATGCTGCCGGATGCCCCTTCGCAGGAAGAAGTGGACAAGCTCGTTGCCGCTGCGAACGAGGAAGAAACGATCCGTTGTATAGGCAGCAATATTTATTTGCTGTTAAGGAAGAGCGCCAGAGATTCGAAGCTGACCAATCAGCTGCAGAAGCTGAGCGTGCCGGTTACGATGCGCAATTGGAAGACAACGAACAAGCTGGCACAGCTGGCTGCAGCAATGAAGGCTTGA
- a CDS encoding aminopeptidase: protein MDNFVKNLEKYAELVVKVGVNIQPGQVLIVNAPIETADLTRLIVAKAYDAGAKYVQVDWDDERVTRIRYEHAPDNSFGYYPQWQADAMEQLAAGGGAILRIKVPDPELFRGIDSVKVSTAVKAAAVANEKYQAYVRNNKISWSLIKAPTRAWADKVYADLPEEDRIPAMWDAVFRMNRVYSDNPVAAWREHIGQLKEKQNHMNAKRYKSFRYRAPGTDLHIDMPEGYRWLGGGDENESGVYFVANMPTEEIYTMPHRTGVNGTVTSTMPLNLNGRLVEGLKLTFKDGKVVEYDAEAGREHLTTLLETDDGASYLGEMALVPHDSPISKLNRVFYNTGIDENASCHFALGSAYPVNIEGGTKLSKEELVARGANVSLTHVDFMVGSAELDIDGVLEDGTVEPVFRGGRWV, encoded by the coding sequence ATGGACAATTTCGTGAAAAATTTGGAGAAGTACGCGGAACTGGTCGTGAAGGTCGGCGTTAACATTCAGCCCGGCCAGGTTCTGATCGTCAACGCACCGATTGAAACGGCAGACTTGACCCGGCTTATCGTTGCCAAGGCCTATGATGCCGGCGCCAAGTACGTGCAGGTCGACTGGGACGACGAGAGGGTCACCCGAATCCGCTACGAGCATGCACCGGACAATTCCTTCGGGTACTATCCGCAGTGGCAGGCTGACGCGATGGAGCAGCTGGCTGCAGGCGGCGGCGCGATTCTTCGCATCAAGGTACCGGACCCTGAGCTGTTCCGGGGCATCGACTCCGTCAAAGTATCCACTGCCGTCAAAGCCGCAGCGGTGGCGAACGAGAAATACCAGGCCTACGTCCGGAATAACAAAATCAGCTGGTCCCTGATTAAAGCGCCAACCCGCGCCTGGGCTGATAAGGTATATGCCGATCTGCCGGAGGAAGATCGCATCCCGGCGATGTGGGATGCCGTATTCCGGATGAACCGGGTATACAGCGACAATCCGGTTGCCGCATGGCGCGAGCATATCGGACAGCTGAAGGAGAAGCAGAACCACATGAATGCCAAGCGCTACAAGAGCTTCCGCTACCGCGCTCCAGGCACGGATCTTCATATCGATATGCCGGAGGGCTATCGCTGGCTCGGCGGCGGTGACGAGAATGAATCAGGCGTTTATTTCGTTGCCAACATGCCGACCGAAGAGATCTATACGATGCCCCATCGCACCGGGGTTAACGGAACGGTAACCAGCACGATGCCGCTCAATCTGAACGGCCGTCTGGTGGAGGGCTTGAAGCTGACCTTCAAGGACGGCAAAGTGGTCGAGTATGACGCCGAAGCCGGCCGCGAGCATCTGACCACCTTGCTCGAAACGGATGACGGGGCCTCCTATTTAGGCGAAATGGCGCTCGTCCCGCATGACTCCCCGATCTCCAAGCTGAACCGGGTATTCTATAACACCGGCATCGATGAGAATGCTTCCTGCCACTTTGCGCTGGGCAGCGCCTATCCGGTCAACATCGAAGGCGGAACCAAGCTGAGCAAGGAGGAGCTGGTTGCGCGCGGTGCCAATGTCAGCTTAACCCATGTGGACTTTATGGTCGGCTCCGCCGAGCTGGATATCGACGGCGTCCTCGAAGACGGCACCGTTGAACCGGTGTTCCGCGGCGGCCGCTGGGTGTAA
- a CDS encoding alpha/beta hydrolase family protein, which translates to MNEAQRLSNEGLRDINRVAPLLDTGETKSDWETKRRQIQSVWMHTLGEAPLEDMYDSEALGEGAYTVLSEKQEEDHCCQHIRYETKDQDLVHAYLLLPRGVSAAAPRPAVLALHPTTEVGKADVALASGRDNRRYGLELARRGYIVLAPDSITFGERIYEGEAPFQTAPFYKRFPAWSAVGKMLADHIRGVDVLTTMKQVRSDRIGVVGHSLGGYNGWFLAGMDSRIRAVASSCGFSLFQGDPDPNRWGRRDWFSHFAGLTEVMKQGGPPFEWHEIAALAAPVPMFMWCGMRDAIFPNWLDNTHGLAELMKLYRGLGRESDFECWLGTEGHDFPPDLRERAYRFLDAHLLI; encoded by the coding sequence ATGAATGAAGCTCAGCGATTATCGAATGAAGGGCTTCGCGATATAAACCGGGTTGCTCCACTGCTGGACACGGGGGAGACGAAATCGGATTGGGAGACTAAGAGGAGGCAAATTCAGTCCGTGTGGATGCACACACTCGGCGAGGCACCGCTGGAGGATATGTACGACAGCGAAGCGTTAGGTGAGGGCGCATATACGGTACTAAGCGAGAAGCAAGAAGAGGATCACTGCTGTCAGCATATCCGGTATGAAACCAAGGACCAGGATCTGGTGCATGCGTACCTTCTGCTTCCCCGCGGCGTGTCCGCTGCCGCCCCGCGGCCGGCCGTGCTGGCACTGCATCCGACGACCGAAGTCGGGAAGGCGGATGTAGCCCTTGCGTCGGGAAGAGACAATCGCAGATACGGTTTGGAGCTTGCACGCCGTGGCTATATCGTGCTAGCCCCGGATTCCATTACATTCGGGGAGCGGATCTACGAGGGCGAAGCTCCTTTTCAAACGGCTCCGTTCTATAAACGATTTCCAGCGTGGTCGGCCGTCGGCAAAATGCTGGCCGATCATATCCGGGGCGTGGACGTACTCACAACCATGAAGCAGGTTCGCTCCGACCGGATCGGAGTTGTTGGCCATTCGCTCGGCGGATACAACGGCTGGTTTCTGGCAGGCATGGATTCGCGGATCCGGGCAGTTGCATCCAGCTGCGGCTTCTCCCTGTTCCAAGGAGATCCGGATCCGAACCGATGGGGGCGGCGGGATTGGTTCTCGCATTTTGCCGGCCTCACCGAGGTGATGAAGCAAGGGGGCCCGCCGTTCGAATGGCATGAGATCGCAGCGCTTGCCGCTCCTGTACCGATGTTCATGTGGTGCGGCATGAGGGATGCGATCTTTCCGAATTGGCTGGACAACACGCACGGGCTTGCCGAGCTGATGAAGTTATACCGCGGTTTGGGCCGCGAGAGCGATTTCGAATGCTGGCTGGGGACGGAAGGTCATGATTTCCCGCCGGATCTACGTGAGAGAGCATACCGTTTTCTTGACGCTCATTTGCTGATTTAA
- a CDS encoding protoporphyrinogen oxidase has product MTTTVVIGGGITGLSTLYYLKKKLQHADREMKLVLVEAGDALGGKIRTVHDGEFIMETGADSIVARKTNVAPLLEELGLTDRVVYNATGTSFIYTNKGLKKIPEESVFGIPLSLKSLAESELVSAEGKVEALKDYYVPNETFGKDDSLGKFLEAFLGKELVRNQIAPVISGVYSGELHDLTIASTFPYLLEYKNTYGSIMGGLAENRHKYLGSGKKFLSFKSGASEIIDALETHLSDAQILKGVNASKLERNGSGYTVSLGDGQRLDADYVVLATLGSSAKELLPEPKLAGNFDQLLTKSLISVYLGFDIQDDELPYDGTGFITARDTDLKCDACTWTSRKWEHTSSNKRLLMRLFYKSSSLYYEQLIRMSEDELKQVALDDIRRSLGINASPVTCEVTKWQDNMPNYHLKHRHVVKSLEEAMARYYPNVLLAGCSYYGVGISDCIANGERTAGLIMERVEDSLRD; this is encoded by the coding sequence GTGACAACAACCGTAGTTATAGGCGGAGGAATTACCGGTCTGTCCACATTATATTATTTGAAGAAAAAGCTGCAGCATGCCGACCGCGAGATGAAGCTTGTGCTGGTCGAAGCCGGCGATGCGCTGGGGGGCAAAATCCGTACGGTCCATGACGGTGAATTTATTATGGAGACCGGTGCGGATTCCATCGTAGCCCGCAAAACCAATGTCGCCCCGCTCCTCGAAGAGCTCGGTTTGACGGATCGAGTGGTATACAATGCCACCGGAACGTCATTTATTTATACGAATAAGGGCTTGAAGAAGATCCCGGAAGAAAGTGTGTTCGGCATACCGTTGAGTCTGAAGTCCTTGGCCGAGAGCGAGCTCGTGTCCGCCGAGGGGAAGGTAGAGGCGCTTAAGGACTATTACGTGCCGAACGAGACCTTCGGCAAGGACGATTCGCTCGGTAAGTTTTTGGAGGCGTTCCTTGGCAAGGAGCTTGTTCGAAACCAGATCGCTCCGGTGATCTCGGGTGTATATTCCGGAGAGCTGCATGACTTGACGATCGCTTCAACCTTTCCGTATTTGCTGGAATACAAGAATACCTATGGAAGCATTATGGGAGGACTGGCAGAAAACCGCCATAAATACTTAGGCTCCGGCAAGAAGTTCCTCTCCTTTAAGAGCGGAGCTTCCGAAATCATTGACGCACTGGAAACCCATCTTTCCGATGCGCAAATTCTTAAAGGCGTTAATGCCTCGAAGCTGGAGAGGAATGGGAGCGGTTATACCGTTTCGTTGGGGGACGGTCAGAGACTGGATGCGGATTACGTTGTCCTGGCTACGCTGGGCTCGTCGGCTAAAGAGCTGCTGCCGGAACCGAAGCTGGCTGGGAATTTCGATCAATTGCTGACCAAGTCGCTGATTAGCGTTTATCTCGGATTTGATATTCAAGATGATGAGCTTCCTTATGACGGGACGGGTTTTATTACGGCACGGGATACGGACCTGAAATGCGATGCATGCACGTGGACGAGCCGGAAATGGGAGCATACCTCCAGCAATAAGCGCCTGCTGATGCGGCTGTTCTATAAGAGCTCCAGTCTCTATTACGAGCAGCTGATCCGGATGTCGGAGGACGAATTGAAACAGGTCGCGTTAGATGATATCAGGCGGAGTCTAGGGATCAATGCAAGCCCGGTTACATGCGAGGTCACCAAATGGCAGGATAATATGCCGAACTATCATTTGAAGCACCGCCATGTGGTCAAGTCGCTGGAGGAAGCGATGGCCCGGTATTACCCGAATGTGCTCTTGGCCGGATGCTCGTACTACGGCGTCGGCATCTCGGATTGCATCGCAAACGGGGAGCGCACGGCGGGACTTATTATGGAACGGGTGGAAGACTCGTTGCGAGATTAA
- a CDS encoding extracellular solute-binding protein codes for MLRRRNEFHERYERFLQDLRNEIVSGTLAPGEFILPENTLSQKYEMSRVSIRKALDELVQEGLIEKIAGKGNRVKLPDEDRTPIVLKLAWFSTSYEIEIVKRIIASFEKKYPFVKVELMLYSEENYTRTLIHSMDEEQGPDVFVMSEMHSREWIESRRTELLTGYIPPHLLEEGVSYPEVFPLFQQGQQMLAAPFIFSPVVICFNRSIFEKYGIKEYQPLESWDDLLRVAKLCTKAPDEDGMVEHYGFCFSASSNRWPVFLLQNNGQIMKSDRSRSTMANENNIQALEYCLSLMYKEHVSPIYAHGSSHLAEGLFMKERVAMIMSTYYFMNEFRDHSIAWDVMELPRGKQPATLLLGGGLAINARSSHRQVAEKLVDYMTGEEGQRLIKQYGCTIPVLRSVAEDDALLDPAIHPEHYNCYLDVLPHAYPLHTLHLTQSEIELLFDELNLLWAGMETPADTCSRMESLFNERLAAAAIKQ; via the coding sequence TTGTTACGTAGAAGAAATGAATTTCATGAACGCTATGAGCGTTTCTTACAGGATCTCAGGAATGAGATCGTAAGCGGGACACTAGCGCCGGGAGAGTTTATTCTACCGGAGAACACATTGAGCCAGAAGTACGAAATGAGCAGGGTCTCCATTCGCAAAGCGCTTGATGAGCTTGTCCAGGAGGGACTTATCGAGAAGATTGCCGGCAAGGGCAATCGCGTCAAGCTGCCGGACGAGGACCGAACGCCGATCGTCCTTAAGCTGGCCTGGTTCTCCACATCTTATGAGATTGAAATCGTGAAACGGATCATTGCATCCTTCGAGAAGAAGTACCCGTTCGTTAAGGTAGAGCTGATGCTGTATTCGGAGGAGAATTATACCCGCACGCTCATTCATTCAATGGATGAGGAGCAGGGACCGGATGTATTCGTGATGTCCGAGATGCATTCCAGAGAATGGATAGAGAGCCGGCGCACCGAGCTTCTGACCGGCTATATCCCCCCTCACCTGCTTGAGGAAGGCGTCAGCTACCCGGAGGTGTTCCCGCTGTTCCAGCAGGGGCAGCAGATGCTTGCTGCACCATTCATCTTCTCGCCGGTCGTCATTTGCTTTAACCGGTCGATCTTTGAGAAATACGGGATCAAGGAATACCAGCCGCTCGAGAGCTGGGACGATCTGCTCCGCGTGGCGAAGCTGTGCACGAAAGCGCCGGATGAGGACGGGATGGTGGAGCATTACGGCTTCTGCTTCTCCGCCTCGTCCAACCGCTGGCCCGTCTTCCTGCTCCAGAATAATGGACAGATCATGAAGAGCGATCGCAGCCGCAGCACCATGGCGAACGAGAACAACATTCAAGCACTGGAGTATTGCCTGTCCCTGATGTATAAGGAGCATGTTTCGCCAATCTACGCGCATGGCAGCAGTCATTTGGCGGAGGGACTCTTCATGAAGGAACGGGTAGCCATGATCATGTCAACCTATTACTTCATGAACGAGTTTCGCGATCATTCCATCGCATGGGACGTGATGGAGCTTCCGCGAGGCAAGCAGCCTGCCACGCTGCTGCTCGGCGGGGGGCTTGCGATCAACGCGCGCAGCAGCCATCGGCAGGTAGCCGAGAAGCTGGTCGATTATATGACGGGCGAAGAGGGGCAACGGCTGATCAAGCAATACGGATGCACGATTCCGGTGCTTCGATCCGTTGCAGAGGACGATGCATTGCTTGATCCGGCCATCCATCCCGAGCATTACAACTGCTACCTGGATGTGCTGCCGCATGCTTATCCGCTGCATACGCTCCATTTGACCCAGTCCGAAATCGAATTGCTGTTTGATGAGCTGAACCTGCTGTGGGCGGGAATGGAGACGCCTGCGGATACCTGCAGCCGGATGGAATCCCTGTTTAATGAGCGGCTTGCGGCAGCCGCCATTAAACAATGA
- a CDS encoding IS3 family transposase, producing the protein MLGNLDAGDETERYISVEKAAKEYSVSALCKIFGVSRSGYYAYLKRKGQDRDQMDKALVQKVYDQYNGVYGYRQIQLFLLQEHGVWMNHKKVLRLMQALGIRSRIRRKHRCNYVSSTEGRVAKNLLKRDFKADRANQKWVTDVTQFRVGESWIYLSAVKDLFNNEIVAYHMSQRNDNLLVLQTFENAFNKTKNVTGLIVHSDQGFQYTSYAYHDMLPKVGAQISMSRRGNCYDNASMESFFSHLKTEGLYPYDIRNMDEAQRRIEAYIHFYNQHRPQRKLNKLPPVEFRKQFVA; encoded by the coding sequence GTGCTTGGAAATCTGGATGCAGGAGATGAAACGGAAAGATATATTAGCGTCGAGAAAGCCGCGAAAGAGTATTCAGTGAGCGCTCTTTGTAAGATTTTTGGCGTCTCTAGAAGTGGCTACTATGCTTATCTCAAACGCAAAGGTCAAGATCGGGATCAAATGGACAAGGCACTTGTACAGAAGGTTTACGACCAATACAACGGAGTGTATGGCTACCGTCAGATCCAGTTGTTCTTGCTGCAGGAGCACGGGGTCTGGATGAATCATAAGAAAGTGCTGCGGCTGATGCAAGCACTTGGAATCCGTTCACGAATTCGGCGTAAACATCGATGTAATTACGTTTCTTCAACCGAAGGACGTGTTGCCAAAAACCTGCTAAAGCGCGACTTTAAAGCAGATAGAGCTAACCAAAAATGGGTTACGGACGTCACTCAATTCCGTGTAGGTGAGTCGTGGATCTACCTCTCTGCCGTAAAAGACCTATTTAATAATGAGATTGTAGCCTATCACATGAGTCAGAGAAACGACAATCTGCTGGTGCTGCAGACCTTTGAGAATGCCTTTAACAAGACAAAAAACGTGACTGGACTGATCGTTCACAGCGATCAGGGATTCCAGTACACGTCCTATGCCTACCACGACATGCTGCCAAAGGTTGGCGCCCAAATCAGCATGTCTCGCCGAGGAAATTGTTATGACAATGCCTCGATGGAGAGCTTCTTCTCGCATCTCAAAACGGAAGGGCTCTATCCTTATGATATCCGAAATATGGACGAGGCACAAAGGCGAATTGAAGCCTATATCCATTTTTACAACCAACATCGACCACAACGAAAACTCAATAAACTGCCTCCGGTAGAGTTCCGGAAGCAGTTTGTAGCCTAG